A stretch of the Agelaius phoeniceus isolate bAgePho1 chromosome 1, bAgePho1.hap1, whole genome shotgun sequence genome encodes the following:
- the LOC129124686 gene encoding uncharacterized protein LOC129124686, whose amino-acid sequence MKECREHRRSAAAAACAVWSDVPGNELVLSTALQRGERREERAGSCSRSSSRGAPSAPARAVPGRSGGRGRQSRHPQGAGAGRSRARQRRRRGGGRGIPAGSGRRARCGPSMSEKKQPVDLGLLEEDDEFEEFPAEDWTGLDEDEDAHVWEDNWDDDNVEDDFSNQLRAELEKHGYKMETS is encoded by the exons CACAGGCGctcagcagcggcagcggcctGTGCAGTTTGGTCTGACGTTCCAGGGAACGAGCTTGTTCTCtccacagcactgcagagaggagagagaagagaggagagagcaggaagctgcagcaggagcagctcccgcggggctccctcagccccggctcgggccgtgccgggccgcagcggcgggcggggccggcagAGCCGCCATCCGCAGGGCGCAGGCGCGGGCCGGAGCCGGGCCCGGCAGCGGCGCAGGCGCGGCGGTGGCCGCGGGATCCCAGCAGGCtcggggcggcgggcgcggtgCGGGCCCAGCATGTCGGAGAAGAAGCAGCCGGTGGACCTGGGGCTCCTCGAGGAGGACGACGAGTTTGAGGAGTTCCCGGCTGAAG ATTGGACTGGTTtagatgaagatgaagatgcACATGTCTGGGAAGACAACTGGGATGATGACAATGTAGAAGATGATTTTTCCAATCAGTTAAG AGCTGAATTAGAAAAACATGGATACAAGATGGAAACGTCATAG